One Desulfobaccales bacterium DNA window includes the following coding sequences:
- a CDS encoding flippase-like domain-containing protein produces MRLVNLILLLIASIFFVWILNEVGWDTLRHHFLQVGWYWPLLLLPYGVVNLLESWAWKYIIINPPAKLTVGRLFWLRLGGESLNQLTPTASLGGEPFKAARLRADGVPLDVASASVVIMKGILVLSLTLYIFTGLALAPVFLPQAAKYMLFLSLAAVGLAAVGIIFVVVQRRGPCGNSFRFLSRRGWLPHFLRDHEGFLEDLDTAMSQFYCQYPARAVLVFFMFFLSWLLHSVEVYIIFWLLGHPISWGLAVCMDSLAMLFTALGFFIPAAMGVQEGGNILLALGFNLGFDLGAAFSILRRIREAFWLSLGLLVVWREK; encoded by the coding sequence GTGCGTCTGGTTAATCTGATTCTCCTGCTGATCGCCTCGATTTTCTTTGTTTGGATATTGAATGAGGTGGGGTGGGATACCCTGAGGCACCACTTCTTACAGGTTGGCTGGTATTGGCCGCTGCTGCTGCTGCCCTATGGGGTGGTTAATCTGCTGGAATCTTGGGCCTGGAAGTATATCATCATCAACCCGCCGGCGAAGCTCACGGTGGGTCGCCTCTTTTGGCTGCGTCTGGGAGGGGAGTCTTTGAACCAACTCACCCCCACCGCCTCCCTGGGGGGAGAGCCCTTCAAGGCCGCCCGCCTGCGGGCCGATGGCGTGCCTCTCGACGTGGCCAGCGCCTCAGTCGTGATTATGAAGGGCATCCTGGTCCTAAGCCTCACCCTCTATATCTTTACCGGGCTAGCCCTGGCCCCAGTCTTTCTGCCCCAGGCGGCCAAGTACATGCTGTTCCTGTCTCTGGCGGCCGTGGGCCTGGCGGCCGTGGGTATCATCTTCGTCGTCGTGCAGCGCCGGGGACCCTGCGGGAACAGCTTCCGCTTCCTCTCCCGGCGGGGCTGGCTACCCCACTTTCTCAGGGATCATGAAGGTTTTTTGGAAGATCTGGATACGGCTATGTCCCAGTTTTATTGCCAGTATCCGGCCCGGGCCGTGTTGGTTTTTTTCATGTTTTTTCTTAGCTGGCTGCTCCATTCTGTCGAGGTTTACATTATATTTTGGCTGCTGGGGCACCCCATCAGTTGGGGCTTGGCCGTCTGCATGGATTCCTTGGCTATGCTCTTCACGGCCCTGGGATTTTTTATCCCCGCGGCCATGGGGGTACAGGAAGGAGGGAATATCCTCCTGGCCCTGGGCTTTAACTTGGGTTTTGATCTGGGGGCCGCATTCAGCATCCTGCGACGCATCCGGGAGGCCTTCTGGCTCAGCTTGGGGCTCTTGGTGGTCTGGCGAGAGAAGTGA
- a CDS encoding DHA2 family efflux MFS transporter permease subunit: MSPPNNGPRDVNKWLITIAVMAGTFMEIVDTTIVNVALPHIAGSLASSEDETTWILTAYLVSNAIILPITGWLSALFGRKRFLMLCMTLFTFSSMLCGMATNLGMLIVFRIIQGVGGGALQPISQAILLETFPVEERGMAMALWGIGVIIAPIVGPIMGGWVTDNLTWRWAFYINLPIGIISLLLTYLFVFDPDYIRRQRAGSIDYWGLGLLVVGLGALQVVLDKGEREDWFSSDFVTRLAIIAAVALIVLIYHELKTRHPVVDLRLFKERNYAAGVTIMFFFGFVLYGSIMLLPLFLQTLMGYDATLAGWALAFGGIGSLLIMPIVGRLTMVMDSRKIVFVGLVINAYAVYLMSQYDTNINFYHAWWPRFIQGFGLGATFVSLTTLTMSRISQEKMGNATGIFNLMRNLGGSFGIATATTLLARRGQFHQNHLVEHITPLAQPFIDWQHRMSQALPELGPNWQWWNAPQAMAGLYQETVRQARMLAFCDDYWFFTIVFLCLLPLVFLMRRPPKQPSITSEEGAEVLP; encoded by the coding sequence ATGAGCCCTCCAAATAATGGTCCCCGGGACGTCAACAAATGGCTGATTACCATTGCGGTGATGGCCGGCACCTTCATGGAAATCGTGGACACCACGATAGTCAACGTAGCCCTGCCCCATATCGCCGGTAGCTTGGCCTCCTCGGAAGACGAAACCACCTGGATTTTGACGGCGTACCTGGTTTCCAACGCCATCATCCTGCCCATTACCGGCTGGCTTTCGGCCTTGTTCGGCCGTAAGCGCTTTTTGATGCTCTGTATGACGCTGTTCACCTTTAGTTCCATGTTGTGCGGCATGGCCACCAACCTGGGAATGCTCATCGTCTTTCGCATCATTCAGGGGGTGGGCGGCGGGGCGCTCCAGCCCATTTCCCAGGCAATTCTCCTGGAAACCTTTCCGGTGGAGGAGCGGGGCATGGCCATGGCCCTCTGGGGCATCGGCGTGATCATCGCCCCCATTGTAGGGCCGATCATGGGTGGCTGGGTGACGGACAACCTTACCTGGCGCTGGGCCTTCTATATCAACCTGCCTATCGGGATCATATCCTTGCTACTCACCTATCTGTTTGTCTTCGACCCGGATTACATCCGGCGCCAGCGGGCCGGGAGCATCGACTACTGGGGTCTGGGACTGTTAGTTGTGGGTCTAGGGGCGCTGCAAGTGGTGTTGGACAAAGGCGAGCGGGAAGACTGGTTTTCTTCGGACTTCGTCACCCGCCTGGCCATCATCGCAGCGGTGGCCTTGATTGTCCTGATCTATCATGAGCTCAAAACCAGGCACCCTGTGGTTGACCTCCGCCTCTTCAAGGAGCGGAACTACGCCGCCGGGGTGACCATCATGTTCTTTTTCGGGTTTGTACTCTATGGCAGTATCATGCTCCTGCCGCTGTTCCTCCAGACCCTCATGGGCTATGACGCCACCCTGGCCGGTTGGGCCCTGGCTTTCGGGGGTATCGGGTCCCTGCTGATCATGCCAATCGTGGGCCGGCTCACTATGGTGATGGACAGTCGCAAAATAGTATTTGTGGGCCTGGTCATCAACGCCTACGCCGTCTATCTCATGAGCCAATATGATACCAATATCAATTTTTATCACGCTTGGTGGCCCCGGTTCATTCAAGGCTTTGGTCTTGGGGCCACCTTCGTGTCCCTTACCACTCTGACTATGTCCCGCATCTCCCAGGAGAAGATGGGCAATGCCACCGGCATCTTCAACCTGATGCGCAACCTGGGGGGCTCCTTCGGCATTGCCACGGCTACCACCCTCCTGGCCCGGCGGGGCCAATTTCACCAGAACCACCTGGTGGAACATATCACCCCGTTAGCCCAGCCCTTTATTGATTGGCAGCATCGCATGTCCCAGGCCTTGCCGGAACTGGGGCCCAACTGGCAGTGGTGGAATGCCCCCCAGGCTATGGCCGGCCTCTATCAGGAAACGGTGCGCCAGGCGAGAATGCTGGCCTTCTGCGACGACTACTGGTTCTTTACCATCGTCTTTCTTTGCCTGCTGCCCCTGGTTTTCCTCATGCGCCGCCCCCCGAAGCAGCCAAGTATCACATCAGAAGAGGGTGCAGAAGTTCTTCCTTGA
- a CDS encoding HlyD family secretion protein, with the protein MSRKIFMRLGIALLVLLMVGGGVAYWIYIHIHISTDDAYVAGYVGVISARVPGRVAKVLVDNNQYVTPGQVLVTLEPQDYETAVAQAEGNLGRLRQEMAQAYVRVATARTKLPQSEANFNLAGIDKTRYANLYERRTIPKQMLDQVNTRYRVNQAEVNRSQKELQESLAAIGGSTDIPLEEQPAIKEANARLEQARLNLGYTQIKAEIEGYITRRQVEVGNWVQPGQPLMMLVPLKTPQLWIQANYKETQLTHVYIGQPARVRVDMYPGIEFQGTVSSIMAGTGAAFSLLPPENATGNWVKVVQRIPVKIVLAPPYPANRPLRLGMSTEVTIDTRERTGKRLLGPDVH; encoded by the coding sequence ATGTCCCGTAAGATCTTCATGCGCTTGGGTATTGCCCTGCTGGTCCTCCTCATGGTAGGGGGCGGGGTCGCCTATTGGATATATATCCACATTCACATCAGCACTGATGACGCTTATGTCGCCGGCTATGTGGGAGTCATTTCGGCCCGGGTGCCGGGGCGGGTGGCCAAGGTGCTGGTAGATAACAACCAGTACGTCACCCCCGGGCAGGTCTTGGTGACCCTGGAACCGCAGGATTATGAGACTGCGGTGGCTCAGGCCGAAGGCAACCTGGGACGCTTGCGCCAGGAAATGGCCCAGGCTTACGTGCGGGTGGCCACCGCCAGGACCAAACTGCCCCAAAGCGAGGCCAATTTCAACCTGGCCGGCATTGACAAGACCCGCTACGCCAACCTGTATGAGCGCCGCACCATACCCAAACAAATGTTGGATCAGGTGAACACCCGCTACCGGGTGAACCAGGCCGAAGTGAACCGGTCACAGAAGGAATTGCAGGAATCCCTGGCAGCCATCGGCGGCTCCACCGATATCCCCCTAGAAGAGCAACCGGCCATCAAGGAAGCCAATGCCAGGCTGGAGCAGGCCCGCCTCAACCTGGGCTACACCCAGATCAAGGCCGAAATTGAGGGCTACATCACCAGGCGTCAAGTGGAGGTCGGCAACTGGGTCCAGCCTGGACAACCACTGATGATGCTCGTACCCTTGAAAACGCCCCAACTCTGGATTCAGGCCAACTACAAAGAAACACAACTCACCCACGTGTATATCGGCCAACCCGCCAGGGTTCGCGTGGATATGTATCCCGGTATCGAATTCCAGGGCACGGTGAGTTCCATCATGGCCGGCACCGGCGCGGCCTTTTCCCTGCTCCCCCCGGAGAACGCCACCGGCAATTGGGTGAAGGTGGTCCAACGCATCCCAGTCAAAATCGTGCTGGCTCCCCCCTATCCGGCCAACCGGCCCCTGCGCCTGGGGATGTCCACCGAGGTTACCATCGATACCCGGGAACGCACCGGTAAAAGGTTGCTGGGCCCGGACGTCCATTGA
- a CDS encoding TolC family protein, whose protein sequence is MTARNFGRVLLCALVIWSMTIFPGRAAEPPAAHLDLKEALRLAWKANPNLKISRLQALIAGEQIVRARSGLLPQINSQTSQTIYDDPLKFKIGVSAPGMPGGVSFAQTNRNFWGNQTTINQLLFDFWGTPSKYQAAIMGHKASLLDTAQTRDNVFLTVAQGYFKTLRAKKLVEVAQQTVFDLKQHLKIAQDQYQFGVVTFNDVLQAKVSLADAEQNLIVAQTDYIDTRSALNKVLMLPVTAPTVLKDENVVVKPWGLGQATDAALKQRSDLKASVDRIRQQEKTVTETRAQYFPKFSVQGGYFYQVNNATVNDSQWSLIFAMNWNIFSGLDTKAAVSQAKLKVEQLQEQHKDLNEQVQLDVQNAHLKVKETSDRIKTTETAVTQGEENLRLNEERYKESVGTATDVIDAETLLTRTRVNYWAAVYDHQMAKSQILWAVGSITELLPQEQPQPHVP, encoded by the coding sequence ATGACAGCCAGAAACTTTGGGCGAGTGCTCCTGTGCGCTTTGGTAATATGGAGCATGACCATCTTCCCGGGCCGCGCCGCCGAGCCACCCGCGGCGCACCTGGATTTGAAGGAAGCCCTGCGTCTGGCCTGGAAGGCCAACCCCAATCTGAAGATCAGCCGCCTCCAGGCCCTCATTGCCGGCGAACAGATCGTCCGGGCCCGGTCAGGGCTGCTGCCCCAAATCAATTCCCAAACGAGCCAGACCATTTATGACGATCCCTTGAAGTTTAAGATCGGGGTCAGCGCTCCGGGGATGCCGGGCGGGGTCTCCTTTGCCCAAACCAACCGAAACTTCTGGGGTAACCAGACCACCATCAACCAGTTGCTCTTCGACTTCTGGGGCACTCCTTCCAAATATCAGGCCGCCATCATGGGTCATAAGGCCAGTCTCCTGGATACGGCCCAGACCCGAGACAACGTCTTTCTGACGGTGGCCCAAGGATATTTCAAGACCCTGAGGGCCAAGAAATTGGTGGAAGTGGCCCAGCAGACGGTCTTTGATCTGAAGCAGCATCTTAAGATTGCCCAGGACCAGTACCAGTTCGGGGTGGTTACCTTCAATGATGTGCTCCAGGCCAAAGTCTCCCTGGCTGACGCCGAGCAGAACCTGATCGTGGCCCAAACCGATTATATCGACACGCGGTCGGCGCTGAACAAAGTCCTGATGCTGCCCGTAACCGCTCCCACGGTACTCAAGGATGAAAATGTGGTAGTCAAGCCCTGGGGACTGGGCCAGGCCACCGACGCAGCCCTGAAACAAAGGAGCGATCTCAAGGCCTCGGTAGATCGCATCCGCCAGCAGGAAAAGACCGTGACGGAGACCAGGGCCCAATACTTTCCCAAGTTTTCCGTGCAGGGAGGATACTTTTATCAGGTCAATAACGCTACGGTGAACGACAGCCAGTGGTCCCTCATCTTTGCCATGAACTGGAACATCTTTTCCGGGTTGGACACCAAGGCCGCGGTTTCTCAGGCCAAGCTCAAGGTGGAACAGCTCCAGGAACAGCATAAGGACCTGAATGAGCAAGTTCAACTGGACGTGCAGAATGCTCACCTCAAGGTCAAAGAGACCTCGGATCGCATCAAGACCACGGAGACCGCGGTAACCCAAGGTGAGGAAAATCTGCGTTTGAACGAAGAGCGGTATAAGGAAAGTGTGGGCACCGCCACCGACGTTATCGACGCCGAGACCCTCCTGACCAGAACCCGGGTCAATTACTGGGCTGCGGTTTATGATCATCAGATGGCCAAGTCCCAAATATTGTGGGCCGTCGGTTCTATCACCGAACTCCTACCTCAGGAGCAGCCGCAACCCCATGTCCCGTAA
- a CDS encoding TetR/AcrR family transcriptional regulator yields the protein MTRATKKEIVTAFRTQEILAAARKLLSQRGLEALTMEEIAAAAGVAKGTLYLYFQSKDDLILAMISQVGENILRDVESSLQAPGTPPEKLIRMVSVLLEYLDRERLLFPIYAREVLQGKQKSRAGFWWHIQEMEEKFVSLMTSLFAEGIAAGQFIPANPRLLTFLFRGLVRATGYYQRDEGQTAAVQEAFPVILTLLSSGLIRAQQPTGEETAL from the coding sequence TTGACTAGAGCCACCAAAAAAGAGATCGTCACTGCGTTTCGGACCCAGGAGATTTTGGCCGCGGCCCGCAAGCTTTTGAGCCAGCGCGGCCTGGAAGCTTTGACCATGGAGGAGATCGCCGCCGCCGCCGGGGTGGCCAAGGGCACCCTGTATCTCTATTTTCAAAGCAAAGACGATCTGATCCTGGCCATGATCAGCCAGGTGGGAGAAAACATCCTCCGGGATGTGGAGTCATCGCTGCAGGCCCCGGGAACGCCACCGGAAAAATTGATCCGGATGGTGTCGGTCCTCCTGGAGTATCTCGACCGGGAGCGGCTGCTGTTTCCCATCTATGCACGGGAAGTGCTCCAGGGAAAGCAGAAATCCCGGGCAGGATTCTGGTGGCACATCCAGGAAATGGAGGAGAAGTTTGTCTCCTTGATGACAAGCCTGTTTGCCGAGGGCATCGCCGCTGGACAGTTTATTCCGGCCAATCCCCGCCTCCTTACCTTTTTGTTTCGGGGGTTGGTCCGGGCCACCGGCTATTACCAACGGGACGAAGGGCAGACTGCTGCGGTCCAGGAGGCCTTCCCGGTAATTCTCACCCTGCTCTCTTCCGGTTTGATCCGGGCACAGCAACCTACAGGAGAGGAAACGGCGCTATGA
- a CDS encoding DUF362 domain-containing protein translates to MRRRDFLKQIAALGVTAGAGRWVLPEEVWAMAPKETPQAVVAKAQGTNYAQLVGDTIQALGGMKKFVNPGEVVVVKPNMAWDRTPEMAANANPVVVRQVVELCLEAGAKQVKVLDNTCHDARKAYANSGIKAAVEAINDPRATVPYVDDRRFVEVTIEKAKALKKWYFYKDILEADRFINIPIAKNHSEARLTMCLKNMMGAIGGWRGRIHVGLHQNIADMNLLLRPDLHVLDATRIMVKNGPSGGNLEDVEVKNLVFAGVDPVALDSLGTGLFGMKPEDLGYIIKSHQAGRGEMDLNKIKVI, encoded by the coding sequence ATGCGCCGTCGTGATTTTTTAAAGCAGATTGCGGCCTTAGGGGTAACAGCCGGGGCCGGCCGGTGGGTGTTGCCGGAAGAAGTGTGGGCTATGGCCCCAAAGGAAACACCGCAGGCCGTGGTGGCCAAAGCCCAGGGAACCAATTACGCCCAACTGGTGGGAGATACCATCCAGGCCTTGGGTGGCATGAAAAAGTTCGTCAATCCCGGCGAAGTGGTGGTGGTCAAGCCCAACATGGCCTGGGACCGGACCCCGGAGATGGCCGCCAACGCCAATCCTGTTGTGGTACGCCAGGTGGTGGAACTGTGCCTCGAAGCCGGGGCCAAGCAGGTCAAGGTTCTGGACAACACCTGCCACGACGCCCGCAAGGCTTACGCCAATTCGGGCATCAAGGCCGCGGTAGAGGCTATCAACGATCCGCGGGCGACTGTGCCGTATGTGGACGATCGCCGGTTCGTGGAGGTCACCATCGAGAAGGCCAAGGCCTTGAAGAAATGGTATTTTTATAAGGATATCCTTGAAGCCGACCGCTTTATCAACATACCCATCGCCAAGAATCATTCCGAGGCCCGCCTCACCATGTGTCTGAAGAACATGATGGGAGCCATCGGCGGCTGGCGGGGCCGCATCCATGTGGGCCTGCACCAGAATATCGCTGACATGAACCTGCTGCTGCGCCCGGATTTGCATGTCCTGGACGCCACCCGCATCATGGTGAAGAACGGCCCTTCCGGGGGCAACCTCGAGGATGTTGAGGTGAAAAACCTGGTATTCGCCGGCGTCGATCCCGTGGCCCTGGACTCCCTGGGCACCGGCCTGTTCGGCATGAAACCCGAGGATCTCGGCTATATCATCAAATCCCACCAGGCCGGCCGAGGGGAAATGGACCTGAACAAAATCAAGGTTATATGA
- a CDS encoding 4Fe-4S dicluster domain-containing protein: MDKPSFSLTRRRWTHLRRVVQILFLALFVWLFLKAEFEGENHLAWPVDLFFRFDPLILAANLLTFSPIVAGLFWSLLFVALTFVLGRFFCGWVCPLGTTLDCSRRLLFSPRPDRGCAARWRRGKYYLLIGLLVGTLFSLNLVGLFDPLSLLYRTLAIVLYPAFGYGVEKAGLTMYRLGPPVTYVSEPLYQFFKATVLPFRPLVYVLPFLTLVLFALVVAAERVDRRFWCRAFCPLGALYGLIARFSLLRRRPAALCPDCGDCVEVCKMAAFAPDKPSRHLTAECQLCLKCLETCDKEDRVSFTWVSKALRAPLDLGRRQVITAVAAGAVAVPMIRLGSLARRPDEFLIRPPGAQNEAEFLSRCIRCGQCMKVCLTNGLQAVLWEAGLEGIYTARLIPRMGYCSYSCNLCGQVCPTGAIPPLKLDAKQATTLGTAFINRSRCIPYSEGTDCLVCEEHCPVSPKAITITEQEVVNLQGERVKIKLPLVNADRCIGCGHCEHVCPVGGAAAIRVKRSLRVEM, from the coding sequence ATGGATAAACCCAGTTTCTCCTTAACCCGGCGCAGGTGGACCCACCTCCGCCGGGTCGTCCAGATTCTCTTTCTGGCGCTGTTTGTGTGGCTCTTTTTGAAAGCCGAATTCGAGGGCGAAAACCACCTGGCCTGGCCGGTGGACCTGTTCTTTCGTTTTGACCCCCTGATCCTGGCGGCCAATCTCCTAACCTTCAGTCCTATCGTGGCCGGGCTTTTCTGGTCATTACTCTTTGTGGCCCTGACCTTCGTCCTGGGCCGGTTTTTCTGCGGCTGGGTCTGCCCTCTGGGCACGACCCTGGACTGCAGCCGACGACTGCTCTTCAGTCCCCGACCCGACCGCGGCTGCGCGGCCCGGTGGCGCCGGGGCAAGTACTACCTGCTCATCGGCCTCCTGGTGGGGACGCTGTTTTCCCTGAATCTGGTTGGACTGTTTGATCCGTTGTCCTTGCTCTACCGCACCCTGGCCATCGTGCTTTACCCGGCCTTCGGCTACGGGGTGGAAAAAGCGGGGCTCACTATGTACCGCCTGGGCCCGCCGGTCACGTATGTCAGCGAGCCCCTCTATCAGTTTTTCAAGGCTACGGTGCTACCCTTTCGGCCCCTGGTCTACGTGCTGCCTTTTCTGACGTTGGTGCTCTTTGCCCTGGTGGTAGCGGCGGAGCGGGTGGATCGGCGTTTCTGGTGCCGGGCCTTCTGCCCACTTGGAGCCCTCTACGGCCTCATCGCCCGCTTCTCGCTGCTCCGGCGGCGGCCCGCCGCCTTGTGCCCCGATTGCGGTGATTGCGTGGAAGTCTGCAAAATGGCTGCCTTTGCCCCGGACAAACCGTCCCGCCACTTAACTGCCGAATGCCAGCTCTGTCTTAAGTGCCTGGAAACCTGCGATAAAGAGGATCGGGTGAGCTTTACCTGGGTTTCCAAAGCGCTCCGGGCCCCGCTAGACCTGGGGAGGCGTCAGGTGATCACTGCCGTTGCCGCGGGGGCGGTGGCCGTGCCCATGATCCGCCTGGGTTCCCTGGCCCGACGGCCCGATGAGTTTCTCATCCGGCCTCCCGGTGCCCAGAATGAAGCCGAGTTTCTCTCGCGTTGTATCCGCTGCGGCCAGTGTATGAAGGTCTGTCTGACCAACGGCCTCCAAGCGGTATTGTGGGAAGCGGGTTTGGAAGGGATCTATACCGCGCGGCTCATACCCCGTATGGGGTATTGCTCCTACTCCTGCAATCTCTGCGGCCAGGTCTGCCCCACCGGCGCCATCCCCCCCCTTAAGCTGGACGCCAAACAGGCCACCACCCTGGGAACCGCGTTCATCAATCGCTCCCGGTGCATTCCCTACTCCGAAGGCACCGATTGCCTGGTGTGCGAGGAACATTGCCCCGTTTCTCCCAAGGCTATCACCATTACCGAGCAAGAGGTCGTCAATCTGCAAGGTGAACGGGTCAAAATCAAACTGCCACTGGTCAATGCCGACCGCTGCATCGGCTGTGGCCACTGCGAACACGTCTGCCCCGTGGGTGGTGCGGCGGCAATCCGGGTGAAGCGGTCGCTCAGGGTCGAGATGTAA
- a CDS encoding DUF3124 domain-containing protein, whose amino-acid sequence MKNLAKALLLIMVMIMGLSLVTGMAAGQVKLVKGQTLYLPIATSYVSDDYSFNVNATIFIHNTDPDHSINIIKMDFYNTSGKLVEKYLQQPLKLAPAAATRIHVKNPLSGEEGTAAHFVIQWQAEAKAVEPIIGGLLFSSSGTRGYSFSTHPRIVQEAAD is encoded by the coding sequence ATGAAGAATCTTGCCAAAGCGCTCTTGCTGATCATGGTCATGATAATGGGTCTGTCCCTGGTTACAGGGATGGCGGCAGGTCAGGTGAAGCTCGTCAAAGGCCAAACGCTTTATCTACCCATTGCTACAAGTTACGTAAGTGATGATTATTCCTTTAATGTAAATGCCACTATTTTCATACATAATACTGATCCCGATCATTCAATCAATATCATCAAAATGGATTTCTATAATACCAGCGGCAAACTGGTCGAAAAATATTTACAGCAGCCCCTGAAACTTGCTCCTGCGGCGGCCACCCGGATTCACGTCAAAAATCCCTTGAGTGGCGAGGAAGGGACGGCAGCGCACTTTGTTATCCAATGGCAAGCAGAAGCCAAAGCGGTCGAACCTATAATCGGGGGTTTGTTGTTCAGTTCGTCTGGGACCCGTGGTTACTCCTTCTCCACACATCCGAGAATCGTCCAGGAGGCTGCCGATTAA
- a CDS encoding NUDIX hydrolase: protein MPAPENPGIKRHYPDQPLVGVGAAVFKGGEVLLVRRGQEPAMNSWSLPGGLVELGETMETAIRRELAEETGITVRLLGIAAVLERIFPDPDGRIAYHYVLVDFLCDYLDGELTPGSDITAARFVPLSGLSDFDLPQYTAEVIHRAWEQKRQGTCLPLM, encoded by the coding sequence ATGCCTGCTCCGGAAAACCCTGGAATCAAACGTCATTACCCCGACCAGCCCCTGGTGGGCGTCGGCGCCGCGGTCTTTAAGGGCGGCGAAGTGCTGCTGGTGCGCCGGGGGCAGGAACCAGCCATGAACTCCTGGAGCCTGCCCGGTGGCCTGGTGGAGTTGGGGGAGACTATGGAGACCGCCATCCGTCGAGAACTGGCGGAAGAAACCGGAATAACCGTGCGCCTCTTGGGCATCGCCGCGGTGCTGGAACGCATCTTCCCTGACCCCGACGGCCGCATCGCCTATCATTATGTGTTGGTGGACTTCCTGTGTGACTATCTTGACGGGGAGTTGACCCCCGGGTCGGATATCACCGCGGCCCGGTTCGTCCCTCTGAGCGGACTCTCCGATTTCGACCTGCCCCAATACACCGCGGAGGTCATCCACCGGGCCTGGGAGCAGAAGCGGCAGGGTACTTGTTTGCCGCTCATGTAA
- the tpx gene encoding thiol peroxidase: MAERPGVITMKGNPLTLVGQEVHGGEPAPDFEVLANDLSPFKFSTLKGKVAIISSVPSLDTPVCNIQTRWFNDEAAKLGPNVEILTISMDLPFAQKRWCGAAGVDRVKTYSDHRDAAFGMAYGVLIKELRLLARAVFVVDKEGVVRYVQLVKELSNEPNYDEVLQAVGKLI; this comes from the coding sequence ATGGCAGAACGCCCCGGAGTGATCACCATGAAAGGCAATCCCCTGACCCTGGTGGGCCAGGAAGTGCACGGAGGGGAGCCGGCCCCGGATTTCGAGGTTCTGGCCAACGACTTAAGCCCCTTCAAGTTTTCCACGCTTAAGGGTAAGGTGGCCATCATCTCTTCGGTGCCCTCCCTGGACACTCCCGTCTGCAATATCCAAACCCGGTGGTTCAATGATGAGGCCGCCAAGCTGGGGCCTAACGTAGAAATCCTGACCATCAGCATGGACCTGCCCTTCGCCCAGAAGCGTTGGTGCGGGGCCGCAGGCGTGGACCGGGTCAAGACCTACTCGGACCACCGCGACGCGGCTTTTGGCATGGCTTACGGGGTGTTGATCAAGGAATTGCGCCTTCTGGCCCGGGCCGTGTTTGTGGTGGACAAAGAGGGAGTGGTGCGCTACGTCCAACTTGTAAAAGAGCTATCCAACGAACCCAACTACGATGAGGTCTTGCAGGCGGTGGGTAAGCTGATCTGA